The following are from one region of the Trichocoleus sp. genome:
- a CDS encoding chemotaxis protein CheW — MQDSPDLDVIGLDALNLDLLDPDLNTANLNSPFPEAPAPDLRQKFLRFQVCPQNSALLAVEQIAAVVPIGISDILPVPQMPTCVLGLYNWRGEMLWLVDLSCQIGFPSLFAANTALSNLMAIVVQVAGQSLGFVVRQVHDIERHDPEQIQSPIAERLPPQLLPFVQGSLSNDQTIVLNGSALLQAPVLQVHSLH, encoded by the coding sequence ATGCAAGATTCACCTGATTTAGATGTGATTGGCTTAGATGCCCTTAATTTAGATTTACTCGATCCGGATCTCAATACTGCTAATCTAAACTCGCCGTTTCCAGAAGCACCTGCTCCGGATCTCAGACAAAAGTTTCTTCGCTTTCAGGTTTGTCCCCAAAACAGTGCCCTACTTGCGGTTGAGCAAATTGCAGCAGTAGTACCAATCGGTATATCTGATATTCTTCCTGTTCCCCAAATGCCGACCTGTGTGCTAGGACTTTATAACTGGCGAGGCGAAATGCTCTGGCTGGTTGATTTGAGTTGCCAGATTGGGTTTCCGTCCCTTTTTGCTGCCAACACCGCCCTCTCTAACCTAATGGCGATCGTGGTTCAGGTGGCAGGACAATCGCTAGGTTTTGTGGTCAGACAAGTTCATGACATTGAGCGACATGATCCTGAACAAATCCAATCGCCTATTGCCGAACGCTTGCCGCCTCAGTTACTCCCCTTTGTTCAAGGTTCTCTATCTAACGACCAAACCATTGTCTTAAATGGTTCTGCTCTGTTGCAAGCTCCCGTACTGCAAGTTCATTCCCTCCATTAA
- a CDS encoding response regulator — MRTVLIVEDSLTEMQLLTRYLQQAGLTVMSAESGEEAQTKLDNQKPDLIVLDVILPGQSGFELCRELKANPNTSNIPVIICSTKGTDVDKMWGNMLGASAYLPKPVDPSLFIQTVQQLLK, encoded by the coding sequence ATGAGAACAGTTTTGATTGTTGAAGATAGCCTAACTGAAATGCAGCTGCTAACCCGTTACTTGCAACAGGCAGGGCTAACCGTTATGAGTGCTGAAAGTGGTGAAGAAGCTCAGACTAAGCTTGATAATCAAAAGCCAGATTTAATTGTGTTAGATGTCATTCTGCCGGGTCAAAGTGGGTTTGAACTCTGCCGAGAACTGAAGGCAAACCCGAACACGAGTAACATTCCAGTGATCATTTGTTCAACGAAAGGAACCGATGTTGATAAGATGTGGGGCAATATGTTGGGCGCTAGTGCTTATCTCCCTAAGCCAGTTGATCCAAGCCTGTTCATCCAGACGGTTCAGCAATTGCTGAAATAA
- a CDS encoding response regulator — protein sequence MTTDSSSIDCPSGQLGIRSRMRFTGRLDIQNTESQQWSIYLYMGRIVWAMGGLHPIRRWYRYVTRHCPQVDLNTIAKLDIEESRCWDYYLLLNLAKQQQATVEQVASVIRNTIAEVLFDMIQQEETRPVTLSCYPEDVLDTSLAPLNAEQLLNETQQEWEAWRSLGLADYSPNLAPVLRRPEQLQQQANEKVYKTLTSVIDGKRTLRDLSVLMKHDLLPVMRLLIPFFRKGLIGLAQVPDRLPPLFLSSPKSGIAAPATPLIPATAPLIVCVDDSAREREIMEKILAQAGYRFLGIQDSIQALPILLEQKPALIFLDLVMPIANGYEICAQIRRVSALKETPIVILTGNDGIIDRVRAKVVGSSGFLSKPIDAAKVLPAIRKFLPVNTSKI from the coding sequence ATGACTACCGACAGTTCTAGTATTGATTGTCCTAGTGGGCAGTTAGGAATCCGTAGCCGAATGCGCTTTACGGGAAGATTAGATATCCAAAATACCGAAAGCCAGCAGTGGAGCATCTACCTGTATATGGGTCGGATTGTTTGGGCAATGGGTGGCTTACATCCCATCAGACGATGGTATCGCTACGTAACTCGCCACTGTCCCCAAGTTGACCTAAATACGATCGCCAAATTGGATATAGAAGAATCCAGGTGCTGGGACTATTACTTATTGCTCAATTTAGCGAAGCAGCAACAGGCTACGGTCGAGCAAGTCGCTTCTGTGATTCGTAACACCATTGCAGAGGTTTTGTTTGACATGATCCAACAGGAAGAGACTCGTCCTGTTACGCTGTCTTGCTATCCAGAAGATGTACTCGATACCTCCCTGGCTCCACTCAATGCAGAACAATTGCTCAACGAAACTCAACAGGAATGGGAGGCTTGGCGAAGCTTGGGCTTAGCAGATTATTCGCCGAATCTGGCTCCAGTCCTACGACGACCTGAACAACTGCAACAGCAAGCAAATGAGAAAGTCTACAAAACTCTGACATCAGTAATTGATGGTAAGCGGACACTACGTGATTTGTCAGTGTTGATGAAGCATGACTTATTGCCAGTGATGCGATTGCTGATTCCTTTCTTCCGAAAAGGACTCATTGGACTCGCTCAAGTCCCTGATCGGTTGCCGCCACTCTTCCTTTCCTCTCCTAAATCTGGCATTGCTGCACCCGCCACACCCTTGATACCTGCCACTGCTCCGCTAATTGTCTGCGTTGATGATAGTGCTAGAGAGCGTGAAATCATGGAGAAAATTCTGGCACAGGCAGGATACCGCTTTCTGGGAATTCAAGACTCAATCCAAGCATTACCCATTTTGCTAGAGCAAAAACCAGCGTTGATCTTTTTAGATTTAGTGATGCCGATCGCGAACGGTTATGAAATCTGCGCCCAAATCCGTCGCGTATCTGCCTTGAAAGAAACCCCAATTGTGATCCTGACTGGCAATGATGGCATTATCGATCGCGTTCGAGCCAAAGTTGTTGGTTCATCTGGCTTTTTGTCCAAGCCGATCGATGCAGCAAAGGTACTACCAGCAATTCGCAAGTTTCTACCAGTGAATACTTCAAAGATCTAA
- a CDS encoding EamA family transporter has product MYPRKTACQYCPFQRRGALLSLLLLNNRCSCLLTYSLKQFSSELVSVSMLAIPVLSAILAMLLFAQQICLFNGFAFLIVLAGIYLAISAPQQS; this is encoded by the coding sequence ATGTACCCACGCAAAACGGCTTGCCAGTACTGCCCATTTCAGAGGCGGGGCGCGCTGCTCAGTCTCCTGCTCTTAAATAATCGCTGTTCCTGCTTATTGACCTATAGCTTGAAGCAGTTTTCCTCAGAACTCGTCTCTGTCTCCATGCTGGCGATTCCGGTTCTGTCAGCAATTCTCGCGATGCTGCTGTTTGCTCAACAGATCTGTTTGTTCAATGGTTTCGCTTTCCTGATTGTGTTAGCAGGGATCTATCTTGCTATTTCTGCACCTCAACAATCGTAG
- a CDS encoding Gfo/Idh/MocA family oxidoreductase, translating to MTSSQPSSKNGNRKIRYAVVGLGWFAQDAAMPAFAQTENSELVALVSDDSTKLKELSQKYGVQHTYSYQEYEDCLTSGEVDAVYIALPNHLHCEYTVRAANQAIHVLCEKPMATTEDECEQMIHACESNGVKLMIAYRLHLDPANMQAVEVVRSGQIGEPRIFNSVFTQQVTDKDNIRLQKITGGGTLGDVGVYCINAARYLFEDEPIEVFAVAASKGEERFAEVDEMISAILRFPDERLATFTVSFGAAQVSTYRVVGTKGDLRLDPAYAAVGELKHYLTINGETQEQTFPSHGQLAGVFTYFSDCILQNKDPEPSGVEGLNDVRIICALYHSIQVGTFVRLNNLDRDQYPTADQTIQRPPIEEKPDLIHAASPSTGN from the coding sequence ATGACTTCATCTCAACCTTCATCTAAAAATGGCAATCGCAAGATCCGATATGCAGTTGTTGGGCTGGGTTGGTTTGCTCAGGACGCAGCAATGCCAGCCTTTGCTCAAACTGAAAATTCAGAACTGGTAGCACTGGTTTCGGATGATTCCACCAAATTGAAGGAACTCAGCCAAAAATATGGCGTGCAGCACACCTACTCCTATCAGGAGTATGAGGATTGTCTGACGAGTGGTGAAGTGGATGCAGTCTACATTGCGCTGCCCAATCATCTGCATTGTGAATACACAGTACGAGCCGCAAATCAGGCAATTCATGTGCTGTGTGAAAAGCCAATGGCAACCACTGAAGATGAATGTGAGCAAATGATTCATGCCTGCGAAAGCAATGGTGTGAAGCTGATGATCGCTTACCGTCTCCATCTTGATCCTGCCAATATGCAAGCGGTTGAGGTGGTGCGATCGGGACAAATTGGTGAACCACGCATCTTCAACTCAGTTTTTACGCAGCAGGTAACAGATAAGGACAACATTCGTTTGCAGAAAATTACTGGAGGCGGCACGCTGGGCGATGTTGGGGTTTACTGCATTAATGCAGCACGGTATTTGTTTGAGGATGAACCGATCGAAGTGTTTGCGGTGGCAGCCAGTAAAGGGGAAGAGCGGTTTGCCGAAGTAGACGAGATGATTAGCGCCATTCTGCGCTTTCCGGACGAGCGATTGGCAACATTTACTGTCAGCTTTGGTGCAGCTCAAGTTTCGACTTATCGAGTCGTTGGAACGAAGGGAGATTTGCGCCTGGATCCTGCTTACGCTGCAGTTGGAGAACTGAAACACTACCTGACAATTAACGGTGAAACGCAAGAGCAAACCTTTCCATCACACGGTCAACTTGCTGGCGTGTTTACCTATTTCTCGGATTGTATCCTTCAGAACAAAGACCCCGAGCCGTCTGGGGTGGAAGGGTTGAACGATGTCCGCATTATTTGTGCGCTTTACCACTCAATTCAGGTTGGTACGTTTGTGCGGCTTAATAACCTCGATCGCGACCAGTATCCTACTGCTGACCAAACAATTCAGCGTCCTCCAATTGAGGAAAAACCAGATTTGATTCATGCTGCCAGTCCCAGTACAGGAAACTAA
- a CDS encoding DUF2945 domain-containing protein yields MTNQFKKGDRVEWDSSGGTSRGVVKEIITEPNDFKNHHFEASKEKPEYLVESEKSGKEAIHKAEELRKIKEK; encoded by the coding sequence ATGACAAACCAGTTCAAAAAAGGCGATCGCGTTGAATGGGATTCCTCCGGTGGAACCTCGCGCGGTGTGGTTAAAGAAATCATTACTGAGCCAAATGATTTCAAGAACCATCACTTTGAAGCGTCTAAAGAGAAGCCTGAATATTTAGTTGAAAGTGAAAAGAGTGGAAAAGAAGCAATTCATAAGGCGGAAGAACTGAGGAAGATAAAAGAAAAATAG
- a CDS encoding alpha/beta family hydrolase, with amino-acid sequence MSSPSSQKHEESLVQVSAGSVVLEGNLSVPLNAIGVVLFAHGSGSSRHSPRNRSVAETLQATGLATLLIDLLTDEEEVVDSRTRELRFDIGLLRDRLISAIDWLTQNSDTCDLRIGCFGASTGAASALMAAAERPERVYAVVSRGGRPDLAYPVLDRVQAPTLLIVGENDPIVIDLNQQAMTHLLCEKQIKIIPKATHLFEEPGALSEVARFAGLWFHQHLLPPKELGPHLANLDEEGNWEEL; translated from the coding sequence ATGAGCAGCCCATCCTCACAGAAGCATGAAGAATCTCTGGTGCAAGTGTCAGCGGGTTCAGTTGTGCTAGAAGGAAATTTGAGTGTGCCATTGAATGCGATCGGCGTTGTGCTATTTGCTCATGGGAGTGGCAGTAGTCGGCATAGCCCCCGTAATCGCTCTGTGGCAGAAACTCTGCAAGCAACGGGATTGGCAACGCTACTGATCGATTTACTGACAGATGAAGAAGAAGTGGTTGATAGCCGCACTAGAGAATTGCGCTTTGACATTGGGCTGTTGCGCGATCGCTTGATCAGTGCGATCGATTGGCTCACCCAAAACTCAGACACCTGTGATCTCAGAATTGGCTGTTTTGGAGCCAGCACTGGGGCAGCAAGCGCACTCATGGCAGCCGCAGAACGTCCGGAAAGGGTTTATGCAGTGGTATCGCGGGGAGGTCGTCCAGATTTAGCCTATCCTGTTCTCGATCGAGTTCAGGCTCCAACCTTGCTGATTGTGGGGGAGAACGATCCGATCGTGATTGATCTGAATCAGCAGGCAATGACGCATCTTCTTTGCGAAAAGCAGATTAAGATTATCCCTAAAGCCACTCATCTATTTGAAGAACCGGGAGCACTCTCTGAGGTCGCTCGATTCGCAGGGCTTTGGTTTCACCAGCATCTTTTGCCACCGAAAGAACTGGGACCACACCTGGCTAATTTGGATGAGGAAGGCAACTGGGAGGAACTATGA